One Lytechinus variegatus isolate NC3 chromosome 14, Lvar_3.0, whole genome shotgun sequence genomic region harbors:
- the LOC121427622 gene encoding uncharacterized protein C1orf158 homolog, producing MAHGDPKKWNLPGWRIEQRYAGKVLIGNWSEERHKFEKGGEKHTSTHRKDYVNNRNFAPDVMTRRAAKMKNEGLDQTLIFAHHNKDLKNNLISWYDEQFNKRERLESDKLPELRHWDGQKLAWEPEKTDHPVKGEPTNFGLRDRLQEKWKEEEAAKRLNNYSTTYGLDYKNKPKAALVTEHFAPHRSLSSRMHPVNKINKDINLRSTSILQTPEQMHMRTRNEAVSRPGPAPVSV from the exons ATGGCTCACGGTGACCCGAAGAAATGGAATCTGCCAGGATGGAGGATAGAGCAGAGATATGCGGGAAAAGTGCTCATCGGGAATTGGTCCGAGGAAAGACACAAG TTTGAGAAAGGAGGAGAGAAACACACATCAACTCATCGAAAGGATTATGTGAACAACAGGAATTTTGCTCCAGATGTTATGACCAGAAGAGCagccaaaatgaaaaatgaa GGCCTTGATCAAACCTTGATTTTCGCTCACCATAATAAGGATCTAAAGAACAATCTCATCTCGTGGTATGATGAACAGTTCAACAAACGCGAGAGGTTGGAGAGTGACAAGCTTCCCGAGCTGAGGCACTGGGATGGCCAAAAACTAGCTTGGGAGCCTGAGAAAACCGATCATCCCGTGAAAG GTGAACCTACAAACTTTGGTTTGAGAGACAGACTGCAGGAGAaatggaaagaagaagaagcggCCAAAAGGCTGAATAATTACAGCACAACGTATGGACTAGACTACAAAAACAAACCAAAGGCCGCTCTTGTCACCGAACACTTCGCCCCGCACAGGTCACTGTCATCAAGAATGCATCCCGTCAACAAGATCAACAAGGATATCAACCTGCGCAGTACCTCCATCCTCCAAACTCCGGAACAAATGCATATGAGGACGAGGAACGAGGCTGTGTCCAGACCCGGCCCTGCGCCCGTTTCAGTTTGA
- the LOC121428131 gene encoding uncharacterized protein LOC121428131, with translation MTMASKKRENHKPPLEMRDSGVSCYTPSPPPKKSSLPRASEGSTRSIHKELCHHHPSLESFDEIKSHSSPEQSQREMVLPPRLDLSSIIGDDSDSDVSSSGVASTERTSQSHDEHYPELGFDTPSTEAQMSPADWLHPDYRSDSASPSPAPSRSSSQSSAGYHKLRGFGSGELEDESEGSVLKVKLKLKSTRPLSSSGGRKSKFTVTKVRTPPSSSNELLHVGKDQGHKETKDDVLGSRYVPLPGIGVQGAEQHANKSHGESEQKHSEIKEHVGIPAARDEVDIREQRLKALERSASQGEICRKFPTPPPHSAKMISRRAMRMQQFARRKSASHAESTSKQGLRTSSKESDSSESILLAIRLPNGSRVQNLFDHTKSLQSVADFALKQGKHSPGRSGICLITNELPKRELTDLSQTIAEAKLGDRTLLNLDVVD, from the coding sequence ATGACAATGGCTTCCAAGAAGAGAGAGAATCATAAACCACCACTTGAGATGCGGGATAGCGGTGTTTCCTGCTACACCCCATCTCCTCCGCCCAAGAAGTCCTCTTTACCAAGGGCGTCTGAAGGAAGCACCAGATCCATCCACAAGGAACTTTGCCACCACCATCCTTCCTTGGAAAGTTTTGATGAGATCAAGTCTCATAGCAGCCCAGAACAATCACAGAGGGAGATGGTGCTGCCACCAAGGCTAGACCTGAGCAGCATTATTGGAGATGATTCGGATAGTGATGTCTCATCATCTGGGGTTGCGTCAACCGAAAGAACTAGTCAGTCTCATGATGAACACTACCCAGAGCTTGGCTTTGATACTCCTTCCACAGAGGCTCAAATGAGCCCAGCTGATTGGTTGCATCCCGACTACCGTAGTGATTCTGCCTCCCCTTCACCTGCTCCGTCCAGGTCTTCCAGTCAAAGTTCTGCAGGGTACCACAAACTTAGAGGATTCGGAAGCGGAGAACTTGAGGATGAGAGCGAAGGCAGCGTCTTGAAAGtcaagttgaaattaaaatcaacCCGTCCGTTATCTTCTAGTGGAGGGAGAAAGAGCAAATTCACTGTAACTAAGGTCAGAACCCCTCCGAGTTCTTCCAATGAGTTGTTACATGTAGGAAAGGATCAAGGGCATAAGGAGACCAAGGATGATGTGCTTGGTTCAAGGTATGTACCACTTCCTGGTATTGGAGTTCAAGGGGCTGAGCAACATGCCAATAAATCACATGGAGAGAGTGAACAAAAGCATTCTGAGATCAAGGAACATGTGGGAATTCCAGCGGCTCGTGATGAGGTGGATATAAGAGAGCAGAGACTAAAAGCTCTAGAACGTTCGGCATCTCAAGGTGAAATCTGTAGGAAGTTCCCAACGCCGCCTCCTCATTctgccaaaatgatttcaagaCGGGCGATGAGGATGCAACAGTTTGCCAGGAGGAAGAGTGCAAGTCATGCGGAGTCCACCTCAAAACAGGGCTTAAGAACAAGTTCCAAGGAAAGTGATTCCTCAGAAAGCATACTTCTTGCCATTCGCTTGCCCAACGGATCCAGGGTTCAAAACCTTTTTGATCACACCAAATCCTTACAAAGTGTTGCTGACTTTGCTCTGAAACAAGGAAAACATTCTCCCGGTAGGAGCGGCATTTGTTTGATCACAAACGAACTGCCTAAGAGAGAATTAACAGATTTGTCTCAGACTATTGCGGAAGCAAAACTTGGTGACAGGACCCTGTTGAATCTTGATGTGGTAGACTGA